One window from the genome of Candidatus Synechococcus calcipolaris G9 encodes:
- a CDS encoding HlyD family secretion protein, translated as MIASSSLSPAESLTTTKPKDAKLRRQAFRWVRVGLGLSLIGLAIYTLWWQRRNVVSRVGYINATVINLYAPIPGTLTLMDLQPGLGVMEGQTIGQIENIRNPELETDRQNLENRLSLARTQRQGIARKIASRENQQSVLLAQANSQLALEVRYHQEAANRTLKELRQAQENLAFAEIDAERYASLVESGAVSRQLAEGAASKAKEAQEFVASKQAELQQQQTALAASREGLQLSSARTFSFPDIRLLDLQTEIIDLELELQEAEVLIKELELEIENIDAQIALQQYAPINIPVMSVIWSIANKSGPLGIALAAGDPIVKVIDCQDSWVSALVSERDSSRLEMGQPTSIRLLDGSNRSFSGQVRSIRGGPGKVVAGEDVAVPPPDLVRNELEVQVSFNQVPEELTAESFCGVGKSVEVIFE; from the coding sequence ATGATCGCTTCATCTTCCCTTTCCCCCGCCGAGTCTTTAACAACAACTAAACCCAAGGATGCAAAGTTGCGACGGCAGGCCTTTCGCTGGGTTCGAGTCGGCTTAGGTCTTAGCTTAATTGGATTGGCTATTTATACCCTTTGGTGGCAGCGGCGCAATGTGGTGAGTCGGGTGGGCTATATTAATGCCACCGTGATCAATCTTTATGCCCCCATCCCGGGAACCTTAACCCTCATGGATTTGCAGCCCGGCTTAGGGGTGATGGAAGGCCAAACCATTGGTCAGATTGAAAATATCCGCAATCCAGAGCTAGAAACCGATCGCCAAAATTTAGAAAATCGCCTCAGTTTGGCCCGAACCCAACGCCAAGGGATCGCCCGTAAAATTGCCAGCCGCGAAAATCAGCAGTCGGTGTTACTGGCCCAGGCCAATAGTCAACTGGCCCTAGAGGTTAGATACCATCAAGAAGCCGCCAATCGTACCCTCAAGGAACTGCGTCAAGCCCAAGAAAACCTCGCCTTTGCCGAAATTGATGCGGAACGGTATGCCAGTTTAGTGGAATCGGGGGCCGTATCCCGCCAGTTGGCAGAAGGGGCCGCCTCTAAGGCTAAAGAAGCCCAGGAATTTGTGGCCAGTAAGCAAGCGGAACTCCAACAACAGCAGACCGCCCTTGCCGCCTCCCGGGAAGGATTGCAACTTAGCTCCGCCCGCACCTTTAGTTTTCCCGATATTCGTCTTTTGGATTTGCAAACAGAAATTATCGACCTGGAACTAGAGTTGCAGGAGGCAGAGGTTCTGATAAAAGAACTGGAACTGGAAATCGAAAATATTGATGCTCAAATTGCCCTGCAACAGTATGCCCCGATAAATATCCCCGTGATGAGTGTGATTTGGTCGATCGCCAATAAATCGGGCCCCCTAGGGATTGCCCTAGCCGCTGGTGATCCGATTGTCAAGGTGATTGATTGTCAAGATAGTTGGGTGTCAGCCCTCGTATCTGAGCGGGATAGTAGCCGTTTAGAGATGGGTCAGCCCACCAGTATTCGCCTCTTAGATGGCAGTAATCGTTCATTTTCGGGGCAGGTTCGTTCTATTCGTGGCGGCCCCGGGAAAGTAGTTGCTGGGGAAGATGTGGCCGTACCGCCGCCGGATCTGGTGCGAAATGAGTTAGAAGTTCAGGTTAGTTTTAATCAAGTTCCTGAAGAATTAACCGCCGAAAGTTTTTGTGGTGTGGGCAAGAGTGTGGAGGTGATATTTGAATAA
- a CDS encoding citrate synthase yields the protein MVVCDFSPGLDGIPAAHSAISYVDGVAGVLEYRGVAIDELAEKSSFLETTYLLIWGTWPTADELAAFKHDITYHRRVKYRIRDMMKCFPESGHPMDALQASAAALGLFYSRRALDDPDYIRAAVVRLLAKIPTMVAAFQLIRKGNDPVMPCDDLDYAANFLYMLNEQKPDPFAARVFDTCLTLHAEHTMNASTFSARVTASTLTDPYAVVASAVGTLAGPLHGGANEDVINMLETIGTVDKVREFVETSLQHKSKIAGFGHRVYKVKDPRATILQKLAEQLFDKFGGDLYYDIALELEKVVSDELGHKGIYPNVDFYSGLVYRRLGIPSDLFTPVFAIARVAGWLAHWKEQLEANRIYRPTQIYAGNHGQTYVPIDQR from the coding sequence ATGGTTGTTTGCGATTTTAGCCCCGGTCTTGACGGGATACCCGCTGCCCATTCTGCCATTAGTTATGTTGATGGCGTGGCGGGGGTGCTGGAATATCGCGGCGTTGCCATTGATGAACTGGCGGAAAAAAGCTCTTTCCTAGAAACGACGTACCTGCTAATTTGGGGAACCTGGCCCACCGCTGACGAACTGGCGGCCTTTAAGCATGACATTACCTACCATCGGCGGGTGAAGTATCGCATCCGGGATATGATGAAATGCTTTCCCGAAAGTGGCCACCCCATGGATGCCCTCCAAGCCTCAGCCGCAGCCCTGGGCCTCTTTTACTCCCGGCGGGCCTTGGATGATCCTGACTATATTCGAGCGGCGGTAGTACGACTTCTGGCCAAAATTCCGACAATGGTGGCAGCCTTCCAACTGATTCGCAAGGGAAATGATCCGGTCATGCCCTGTGATGATTTGGACTATGCGGCCAATTTTCTCTATATGCTGAATGAACAAAAGCCAGATCCCTTTGCCGCCCGGGTGTTTGATACCTGCTTGACCCTCCATGCCGAACATACGATGAATGCCTCCACATTTTCGGCGCGGGTAACGGCTTCAACATTGACGGATCCCTATGCGGTGGTTGCTTCAGCGGTGGGAACCTTGGCCGGGCCACTCCATGGTGGAGCCAATGAAGATGTGATCAATATGTTAGAAACCATTGGCACGGTGGATAAGGTGCGGGAATTCGTGGAAACATCCTTGCAGCATAAATCCAAGATTGCTGGTTTTGGCCACCGGGTCTACAAGGTGAAGGATCCGCGAGCAACGATTTTACAAAAACTGGCGGAGCAACTCTTTGATAAGTTTGGTGGCGATCTCTACTACGATATTGCCCTAGAACTGGAAAAGGTGGTCAGTGATGAACTGGGCCATAAGGGCATTTATCCCAATGTTGATTTCTATTCTGGCTTGGTTTACCGTCGCCTAGGCATTCCCAGTGATTTATTTACCCCCGTGTTTGCGATCGCCCGGGTGGCGGGTTGGTTAGCCCACTGGAAAGAACAATTGGAAGCCAATCGCATCTATCGTCCCACCCAAATTTACGCGGGCAATCATGGTCAAACCTATGTGCCCATTGATCAACGCTAA